The genomic segment ttaaaatgctTAAATTTGCTATTTCACTGGCAGATAGAAAATATACTAAAACACTGGTAGTTTTCATTTTCCGCCTCGCTTTACAGGCCTGCTGAGAACCACAAGCACTGCGTCTGGCCGCGTAATACCCTGCATTAGATGCTATTTTGCCTCACTAAATAAAAGAGCAGACGCATAGAATGGAATATTCCGTTTAGCTTTGCTGATggaaaaaattgaatgaaagaCTGGAATTGAAATATAAGCATCTGAATGCAATGCCCAGCTAGGGCCAGGTCCCACTTATGCCTTTAGGACCTCATTGTTCTTCCTACCTCATAGAAACCTTATGGATAATCTTTCTTCCAGTTATCATATGACATTccatagaaaaaaatcaattgccaAGTCATGTCTCTGTTATTCTCTAACACAATAAAATAGAAAGATTTTTGACCCCTAGATCATTCTTTTTCCCAACACTGTATTTCCAATGGCACATAAAGCATTGGAAAATATTGAAATCCACCATATATCAAAACTCATATTTgactaatataaatataattgtactctaatataaatatactctaattgttttctatttcaaatgtttaaatCTAACCAATATGAAAGCAATACTAATATATATGTGTGTCgatgtaaatatttatttatagcgAGGCCTTAATTTTGCTGCAATGGACGGCAAATGACGTCCAAAGCATTTTGACAGCGATCCTAGTCCAAAtgatttggacgtctattgccttcAATGGCACCCAATAAGTTAATGAGATCTGAATTAATTTCAAAGCATACAATCTCACTCAGCAACAACCCCAAAATGATTTGTCGATAAAACAAGCGAGCATCAAATCAGTGTGAGCAGCGTGTATAATAATAAAAGCACAAATGTAGTTCATAACACTTCTCGGTGACGGGGCGCCGTCTGCACCCCCACTGCGGATATTACCTTTTCTCCGGCAATCTAATAAATAAATCCGTGTGGGGGATATTGAAATAGAACATGAGCAGCTAGTGTACATTGCTATTTATTAGCATGTGGTGTTCCGAAAGCAAAGGAGGCTGCGTGCAtcttctttccattttttcatttatggCAAGTCAAATTGACGTGATGGCTTGTTCTGTTTATTGTCGCGGTTCGAGTCTCGCATGTAAaatcagaaagaaagaaagaaatgatgCCCAAATACAAATGTGGCATTAAAAATATACGTGGATGGAGGAAatgtcaaaatgtaaaataatgcaaGAAATGCTACACACATTGAAGTCATTTGACACTATTAAAACCTGAAAATATTGAATCGTTTTAGTAAATAACTAATAATAACGTAAATGTGATTCGGGTTAATAAATGgcattcatgaaaaaaacaacctcgTAAAAATGATGCGATACTAAGAAATGTGTACTCTTACATGTTGTACagtaatattaatataaaatcttcatttgtatttgtattgaaTGCACTGAAAATATAGGTATATTCTGTATTAATGTAAAAATGTGCAATAGTTATCTTAtgcacatgtaaaaaaaacatcttaccaCATCATTagtctgtttaaaaaataaaaaaagtcttacGTCCAAACATGAAACGGTATATTTATATGAATCCATTtgatttcaaataaatataaagcCATGTTTTTGAACTGTATGCAATTATGTTATGCTGAGCAAATGCTTGTATTTTGTCCTCCGATTTGGTTTTTAATTGGTTGCCATTTTCTAATCGATCGGACAAACTACATCGTGATTCCGGTGACAAAATGGAGAAATTAAAAGGAGATAGGCCCCTGTGACTCCATTGATAAGGATAGACTTCTAATAAGAAAGTGCACCCCCTCCCCTCACCCGTATCTTTATATTAATAATTCATCACATCGAATGAACGGGTCAATATTTAATAGAGGGCTAGGGTGGTGCATTTTCATCTTCATAACTGTGAGATcatgtgacacacacacacacacacacacacacacacacacacacacacacacacacacacacacactatactAATTAATagcatcatttaaaaatgttcaaaatttgaattatgCCTCAGCTGCATTGTGCATCCTTTTAAAAAGGCTTTTTGATGGATGAGCTTTTTGGCTCAAGCTTTATTGCAATACTTCTAAATAATATGGACATTACAGTACAAACTGTAAGCAAAATTTACATTggaatatatatgaatgtgtctTGAATTGTTATGCTACATTGTTATTTGCAAAAGAAAATCAAGCTTACATTATCTGTACTTATAGATAACTATTTTATAGAAACCACCAATACATGTTAATTCTAAAGTTGTTATTCTCTGTTAAGGCCTCTTTTCCATATGCACGTTTGCAAACATTTACTTTACCGTTTTAAGTTAAATTATATTGATGCagaaaaatggcaaattaaaatgcatgtgtgtatgttggAGAAAATGCTGTTCTTAAGAAATGGTCATGTGGTtctttcatattttctaatgcaaTATGAGCAAATGCAAATTTCTGATGTTAAAATGCCAATGCTCAATTTAAAGCACGTTTTCAAACATGCAtgcaatacatttaaattatattagatgcTCAAAATAGATGATGAATGGTCATACTTTTAAGACCGTATTCTTGTATATATGTAATGTTCATCTGCACATATATTAGTGttcatttttctttataatATTCCATAAACATGATGCATATAGTTTAAAAATGTGTgcatatttttgacaatttattgaaaccagttctttttgttttttttcaataggaaaaaatgattatcttaaatttgaaatgttttcaaatttgtGATGTAATGACACTATGCCAAAATCAGGTTTCAATTCTCTTTATTATTACAATTAGAATAGAAAATTTCCTTTTAGTTTTTCGCAGCGAAGCAATTTTATGATCAtaatatgatattttttatagcaaGAGACTAATCAATTTTCTACAATGTATTCAAACCCAGTTTTTTACAGTATGTCTGCATGATTTGTgcttaaatatttaattgaaaaaatgagCATCTGTGTTAGAAACCTTATCAAAACATCTGCATTTTCCCCAAATTATGATGCAATAGCATTTTtcaggtcttttttttaaacaatgtgtaGAATTATCTGTATTTTAAGCCTCTAACTGTGTGTTGGGGGAAAATTGTGTGGTTATCTTGGCCTTTCAACACCCCTATatcgttaaaaaataaaagtgttttaTGTATACCTGTCAGTCTGTCCTTGGCAAACCTCCTGCTGCTCTCCATCCATGGGAAGGTAAAGTTTGCATTGCCCACATGGCCCATGGTTGGCACCGGTCCGAGGCCGGGCGGCGGTTGATGCGCACCGGCTGCCGCCGTATtgggcggcggaggcggcggtggAGGCATGGGTCGGTGTGCCGGGACCCGGATCACCCCACCGGCACCCGCGTTGGCTCCCCCTCCAGCCGCCCCCGAATTGACATTTACGTTCATATTCATGCTGACGTTCATGTTCATATTGACGTTGTAGGAACCTCCCAGGCCCATGGAGCAGGCCGGGTTGTAGACGCCGCCGTAGCCGTTGCCGTAGACGGCGTTGGAGGCGGCGGCCAGCGCGGCGTACTCCGGCTCTCCGGTCCGGTTGGGCAGCATATCGGAGCTGTTGAGGATCTGGTCGATGCCGAAACTGATGGGCTCGTGACTCGGAGGTGCCTGGTGCCCCTGCCCCTGCTGCCCTTGCTGCCCCTGCTGCTGGTGAGTTTGGTTCACTTCCTCGATGCCCGTGTGCTCCATCCTCCAAATCTCGTTGCGATTCAACAAGCAGAAAATAGGTTCTTTCTCAAAATATTGCTCGCAGTCCGTTTGAGATTTCAAGCATCCAGAGCGACCCGCAgcgctaataataataatagatccAGCGCGTAAAACGACCCCATCATTTGCGTCCAAAAGGGGGCTACGAGACAGCGTATTCCATTTTACGCGTGCACGGCAGGAGTGGGATACATCACTTACTGACACAAATCCGCGCGTCGGGCCCCCGGAGAGCCCGCGAGGGCCCGTGAGTAGTGATGCTGGCGATccatgtgcgtgtgtgcgaaTGCCCACCGAATTGGAGACCCTTTGCAAGCTCACCGATTCATGTAGAACGATGGATCGCCTTTGCCTTCAAGTGCAGGTGAGAGCAGCCTTAGCGTTAAAGCTGCCATTCGGCCGAGACCCCCCcacacccctttttttcctcctccttctcctcctcctcctggtcCTTAGTGGACGTGCTTGCTTGCTTCTCTTAAAGAGGCAGCAGTTTTTCCTGGTAGGCAAAAATCTAAACTGGGAAGCATGTCGCTTTAAATGGTGCCCAAGGCCACGATGGAACTccaatttgtctttgttttaccCTCAATTTTATTGGGAATACACAAGGGCTAGGTTCATAAAACATACATGGAAAAAGGCACTCAGCATTGTGCATTGTTTTCCATGTATTTTGTGCTGGTTTGGCTTTTTATGGCACATTTGCAATTGTCTAATCCttcatttaacaaaataatatcATATAACATGTTATATTTGTTAGAAAAGATGCATTGAAAAGCCATAATGAATTAGACTGTCTGAAAAATCCAATGTGGCATTAGCTTTTTTCATCATGACCTCATTCGTCTTTTTaactataatttattttttgaatgttgCATTGAAATTTACTTAAGCTAAATGTAatacatcatttttaaatgaatattcacTTTTGTATTACTTCATGTGGggtgaaaaacaattttaatatggTTGTTATGGATGAATTTATAGATACATATAGTACTGTAAAATTCTAAAAAGCTGGATAGGTTGGTTATTTGCAATCGAGGATGCCATTTACTATTTCCCCTTGTAAGCCCATAAAATGACTTAGTTTTTTAGCTTTACAGTCAATGTTCATATGACATTTAGaaaatgtgctcatttttgTGAGTAAAACTCGGATTTTTATACTGACCTTTTTATAGTGAGGTATTGGTGTAAATTGAGGAGAAGTTCAATCTCACTGATGCTGGTGCTggtacaatagaaaaaaaaagtgtacgaAAGTGAAATGTGATATATTCGAATACGATAAATTTTgcattataaatacattttactttaaaacattttaaaacgtGAAATTTACGACATGTATTATGTATGCTAAGACATGAAACTCATTCAAACATGAAACTTATCACAATATTATAAAATTCCTCATCGTAAACCGTCAAAGAGTGAAATGTGTCTCCTTAAAATGAGAACTATATCAAGTAATCtgtaaaatatattacattctAACATTTCAGCTAATATTGTTAAATTTGTCATGTTAAAACACCAAATGTATCACGTTAACCTGTGATAAATAGGAAATACACTATATTGTGACTTaacataatgtaatataataatcATATTGTAAACTTCACGTAAAAATCTACCTATGGTTAGATGgttagatggatagatggataggtAATaggtggatagatggatagatggatgcaTACGCGTGGCCTAAATTCAATGATCATGAAAAATGAGTGATAATAAAAGCACGACATGTGCTGCGAGGGagctgaaagagagagagaggatggcggggaggggagaaaaaaaacaaatttaatataTCAACGTTTTATTACGCACTTATTTCACTTTGGGCGTGAATGGAGATATGTCTCCGCTGCAAGAGGTGGCTGCAGGGGAAGCATAAAAATCAATTGTGAGCAAGTTGCGCACGCGCCTATCATATCCATGAGGCTGGTGGCTAGATCTACGGTTATTGTTATGATCATGAtcaggtggaggaggaggatgaagatgatgatgttgaCGAGAGCCTGTTTACATGCTGCAAATGAATACAATGTAAACATAATATGTCATGTGTCACCTCCCACCAACAAGGCACAAGTGCaatattttccataaaaaaaacctgttgaAAGTTCTTCCTGAAATATTGTACAAAAAGAACTACACAAagaacatattttcattttttttattacactcACATATGTTTGAATATTGTGAAAAGCAAGATGTTATTACCAAATTGGATACATTCTTTTTACATGTGCAAAAACAATCTGGGGaaaccattttttgttgtttcttaattttttatttaactatttcttcttttaaacaaaatagaCTTTTTACGGGGCATAACTCATGTCCATGCcgaaaaatgaacatttctaaCTGAACATCCATATTTTTAATAGATAGATAAGACAAGACATTTTGAGCTTCATGGTGCAAAATATTCTAACTGCTTCCTTCATCCACAATCACAATAATATTGCcacataaacacaaaaagtagCAATTAATATACTGTTAATGCTTgagttttgtctttttaaatccaGTTATTAACTCTTGATGTCCAACTGGGAAAGGGGTGTCTCATGAGTGTGACTTGTAGTCCATTGTTATCGGAATATTAGCGATGCTAGTTCCCATGCTTGCTCGGTTCTGGTTGTATGGCGAGAGTTGGATTACATTAGGGCGCATTTGCGGGGTCCTCAACGCGCCTCAGGGGGAAACCTGGCGCCTCCTGCCCGGGGCAGACGACTCGAAACCGGCCAGAGTGGAAGAGGAAGGAGGGGTGAGGGTCGTGagggacggaaaaaaaaaaaaagtaaatgcaggCTGAGGCCGATTGATGGATGTCATATTGCTGCTTGCACTGACAAGCTCAAGAAAGCCAGGTCGTTTGGTTCAGCAGCATCagaattatgattatttttatgataaTTGTGTTGGATTGACAAGCTCAAGGCTACATGCTAATACATTATTAATATGACAAATATTGTTACTGGCAAGCACATCATGTATTAAtattgctgttagggtttgctttttaaatgatgatGACAGTAATAAGCTTAtggcattttatttattgttgttattgttgccaCACTAAAGAAGCTTGGGGCAAAGTTGATTTTGCAGTAttactattgtttttaaatttcaaaagcTAAAGCCAAGCAGAATCTAAAATTTAATTTTCACATGAAAAgctcaaaacatgcatgcaatTTATCgactttacattttattatactGATTATCTTAAAATAGGGTAATTTATTCATGATTGAGTTGATAAAAATTAGTTTGGTTTATAATTTGTTGTTTACAATTTTCAGTTTACATTGAAAAGCTCAGGGCCaagcaatattatttttttcagattttcctGCTTTTTTGAAAGCATCAAATTCATTATTCCACTGAAAAAATGACTCCAGAATTTTCCCTTTTTCCGTTCTCCCCACTCCCCTTCGTCTTCTCATTGGTCTTCCTCTCATATCGATCGTGCGTCTTTTTATTGAGTAAGTTGAAGCAGCTTCAAGTGAATTAAAACCCTGCAGCCTTCAGTGAGGCGTTTACGTGCGCGTCATTGAGTCGGACCAAAAGAGCATCTCTTTCATACATATACTCTTTTCATCCCAGTGCAGTGTATGTTATCCTGGTTCCCGAATCGTTACTAAGCTCCAGTCCGTGTTTGCATGGGGGCAAAATGGGGGTGATGTTGCATTGCGCACGCGCACTATGAGGCCTAATTGGCCGTATCATTGGCTTTTGTCTTGTTTACAAAAGCGATAATTGAATTTCCGCAGCTGGGAAAGAAGAGGTTAGCCTCCATGCAGCCGCCTGTCATAGCCGACATTGGGATGCCCAACCCCGGCAGGGAGCAGCAGGCCGCCTCGGGGCAATCATGGAGAAAGGGAGGAATGGGGTGGGGGACATCTGTCTGCATCAAGTGGTGGTCCCTTTTTTTAAGAGGTATAATGCACACTTATATTTACATTATGGGTATTATTACAAGAGTTGATGGATGTATCTTCCCATTCATTTGTAATTGCAATTGAATTTTTAATGTTCATCCCAGTCGCAGTTTTCACGGGAAGAAATTCTTTTAATTTGTCatcgtgtgtatgtgtatataaaattatatatatgctactttttaaaaatgttatagcTGTGGGTATTTTGATGTAAGCTCATTTAGTCTGCATTCAATTTATTTGTACTGACACTTGATGAGCAAAATTATTATTCTTTCTTGAGGtcaattgatttgtttgttttctattcACCTTCCAttgatattcatttatttgttcaatTCATTGGAACATATTAGTTTTTGCATTCAGTGTTTGTCATGATGTGCTCAACCGTAAAAATTTTTTTAGAACATTCCAAAAATGGCATCAtgttaaaacctaaaaaaatggagtacaCTGAAAACCTCAATGAGAGACAAGTTGGAAGACAAGGGGTATGTGAGGAGCTGATTGGCTGACCCTGGAGCAAATAGGGATGCTGATTGGATGCcagaaaatggaaaagaaagTCAATAGGAAGAAAAAGACAATCAAAACAACCACAGAAAATGAGGCCGaatcatgaagaaaaaaaaaaactatttaaaaagtgTGACGTTAATCTGCAAAAATGAGGCCAACCCCACTGCCCTCCCTCTTTATCACCCCCTCCCCTCAATGAATTTATTATTGTCGTCAGGAGGGGAAATAAAAGGCAGAGGGAGGAAGACGAGAAGAGAGCGAGCACATTAGGCCTGAGGGTGCATCATTATTAGAGAGACACacaacccccaccccctccctttCATCCAATCAAAGCAAGCGGTCGAAGGACAAACAGCCAAGCTTCCCCCTAATTACGCCATGATACAATGCAATATTCCTGGCCGGCTATTCCCACATAAATCCATTGGGCGGCCCATTAAAGCTGCAGCGGGTGGGATCATTTACATGGCGGCACTCCCGCTATACAACACTacatgttgttggttttttttctccctcattttttttaaaatcctcttCTCATTCCCTTCCCCCAAGTGGAGCTACAACACTATTTCCTAGTAATGTCTGGCAAATTAAAGTATGGCCGGGGCTAGCTTGGCGCCGTTAGATAAATGCGCTCCATTAGGAGGTGCCCCAAGCCAGGCCTCCCGCCCCAACAATTGATTGTTTGTTTTCGTCCATCGACACGCACCGAAAACGGATGTGCATCGACTCTGGTTGCTCAAGCGATTTTTGGGGTTTTGTCATTTCTTTCATTGCCGTTGACAATTATAATCCAATTTGTCACTGCAATTGGACTGGATTGTTGTCAAAAACGTTTTCAAGGGTTTCATGCCGGCTTCACTTAAACCTTGGAATTGGTTTTAGTGacacaaaagcagaaaaaagaATGAGGAAATTGTGGTATGTTGAGAAAAGCAAACTGCTCTTTGCTAAAGAACagtaaaaggaaaaaagtactttttcccCTGTTTTTGAAGTTTAAAATTCTGTATGGCAGCGACAAACAGTACACAATATTTTGGGAAAGGTCATTTGATGAAGGGTTTTTAAATGCAACACATTGataaataacatcttgtacatagTTGAAAATAGTTTTCATGTAAATGTCTTCTTTTCAAGAAGGTAAAAATTGttcagtattatttttattgtttgcttAGGTGAAGTGCAACAGATTGCATTAAATATGTGCATGTCATTAAACTTTATTTGAAATAGAATCATGGCAGACTGCAACATCACCAAATGATGGCATCGTTTTGTCATAAAATTGGTCATCCAAACCCC from the Stigmatopora nigra isolate UIUO_SnigA chromosome 14, RoL_Snig_1.1, whole genome shotgun sequence genome contains:
- the tlx2 gene encoding T-cell leukemia homeobox protein 2 isoform X3 — its product is MEHTGIEEVNQTHQQQGQQGQQGQGHQAPPSHEPISFGIDQILNSSDMLPNRTGEPEYAALAAASNAVYGNGYGGVYNPACSMGLGGSYNVNMNMNVSMNMNVNVNSGAAGGGANAGAGGVIRVPAHRPMPPPPPPPPNTAAAGAHQPPPGLGPVPTMGHVGNANFTFPWMESSRRFAKDRLTAALSPFSVTRRIGHPYQNRTPPKRKKPRTSFSRVQICELEKRFHRQKYLASAERATLAKALKMTDAQVKTWFQNRRTKWRRQTAEEREAERQQANRLMLQLQQEAFQKTLSQPLQPDPLCLHNSSLYALQNLQPWADDNKVTSVTSVASVV